GCCGGAGGCCTTTAAATTTCTATTTCACAATCTCAGGTCATCTATGGTATAAATCGGTCATCATGAGTGCCTGTCGTTATCATCCGGAACGGGAAGGGGTATTCCCTTGTCAAAAACATCAAATTTATTACTGCCAGGACTGTTTTGGACAAGGGGTGTCCTGTACCGACCCCAATCTTTTTTGTAAATTCCGTCCCCAGTGCCTGATCAACGAATCGGAGAAGGAACGGGAGGAAGAGAAAAAAATACTGCCTTCAAAGCTCAAAGCTGAAGGTTCGGGGGAGTAGGGGGCAGAGATCAGAGGTCGGGGATCGGGGATCAGATGAAAGGTTCAAAGTTCGAGGTCCCCGAGGCAGGAAAAGAAAAGAGCAAGATCCAAACTTCCTGAAACCGGCTCTTGCTCGAGAATTAAATCTCTGACCTGGGACCTGGGACCTGGGACCCTTTTTTGGTAATGAGGACCTTGTCCACCCTTTTCCCGTCCATGTCCACTACTTCAAAATGTAAATCCTCCCACTCAAAATTTTCTGAAGGGTGTGGGACCCGCCCCATCTGCATCATTATGAAGCCGCCCAGGGTCTGAAAGTGCCCCAGGCCCTCGTCAGGCAAACGCCCCAGGCCAAAAATTTCTTTAAACTCATCGACCGGCATCATCCCGTCCACCAACCAGGAACCGTCTTCCCTCTGAACGGCCTGTGGTTCCGTTGTCTGGTCTTGCGATGAAATCTCTCCCACTAAGGACTCCAAAAGATCGTTCAAGGTCACCAGACCCTGGATCCCTCCATATTCATCCACCACTAAAGCCAGGTGGGGTCGGGACTTTTTAAACAATTCCAAAAGGTGCATGGCCGGTGCATTTTCCGGAATGAAGAGGGCCGGACTCATTTTTTCCTTAAGGTCCATCGTTCGGCCGGAGAGCCCCTGGACCAGCAAATCCTTGGCCAACACCACCCCCAAGAGGTTGTCTAAATCATCTTGGGCCACCGGAAAACGGGAATAAGGGTTCATCATGATCTTGGTCCGATTTTCTTCAAAAGGGGCATTCACGTCAAGCCAGACGATCTCCAGGCGTGGGGTCATCAGCACCCCGACTTCCCGGTCGGCCAAACGAAAAACACTTTTAACCAAATCCTTTTCCGCTTCAGCAAAAATCCCTTCACGGGTGCCTTGCTCGATCAGGATTTTAATTTCCTCTTCGGTAATGGGCGATTCTTGGGAAGGCTGGTGGCCCAGGAGTTTCAAAACCCTTTCCGAGGAATAGGTCAAAACCTGAACCAGAGGGTGGGCGATGGCAGACACCAGACGGAGGGGAACGGCTATGGCCGAGGCTATCCGTTCCGGGTTGTTCAGGGCCAGGTGTTTAGGCACCAGTTCACCGATAACGATGGTTAGGTAGGTCAGACCAAGAACCACGACCCCAAGGGCAATGATTTCGCTATATTGACTTAAATAAGGGATTTCTTTTAAATAAGCCTTAAGAGAAAAGGCCACGGTTGACCCACCAAAGGCCCCGGCCAGGATGCCGATCAGCGTGATTCCAACCTGGATGGTCGACAAAAACCGATTAGGCGCTCGGGCCAGTTCCAGGGCTATCCGGGCCCGGTAGTTTCCTTCATTGACCCAATGCTGGAGGAGGGACTTGCGGGAGGAAACTAAGGCCATCTCGGCCATGGCAAACAAGCCGTTACAGATCATAAGCAGAAAAAGAATCAGGATCTCCATAGGAAACTCCCCAAAAAAGAAAAGCCCCATAGGGACGATCTGCCAGTGGGGCTTTTAAACAAAATCTTGGTGGAGGCGGCGGGAGTTGAACCCGCGTCCGAAAATACATCCTTTAGGCCTCTACATACTTATCCTGGTTATTTAAATTTCACTTTTGAGGGATCCACCAGGCGGGAGACCTCAAAAGCTATCCTGTAAAAGGTTTCGCCTTTCCGACTACAGGCCGTTCGGTCAGACTATCCTGCTATGTGACATCCTTATCTTCCTCGCAGGAAAGAAAGACAGAATGTTGGCCGACTAAGCGGCCAAGGCGTAATCGTAGTTGTCTGCGATTATTGTTTCCTATCTGTTTTACGAGCCGATAGGACCTCGGTATGCCACCTAAATTTAGTATCCCCGTCGAAGCCGTTTCGCCCCCTTTGGTAAGTAAATAAAGTTTCAAGATGCAAGATGCAGGTTTCAAGCATGAAAAATCCGGACCTTGAATCTATTCTCATGATTCGTGGTACCCTCACGGACATGATAATTTTAAATTAATATAATGATCATCCACCCTAAAGTCAAGCTGGTTGTTTCGGAAACTTCTGACAGGATTTACCGTCTGTAAATCCTGTTAATCCTGTCAGGCAGGTTAATTCTTGCCCCGGATCTGGCGGTCGGCCTCCCGTTTCATATCCCTTTTTCGTATGGTTTCTCTTTTATCGTACAATTTTTTCCCCTTAGCCAGGGCCAGTTCCACCTTGGCCTTACCTTTACGAAAGTAGATCCGAAGCGGTACTAAAGTAAACCCTTTCTCCTGGATTTTTCCGGTCAGCCTTTTGATTTCCTGTTTATGCAGAAGGAGCTTCCGGGTCCGGGTTGGATCCTGTTCATTTAAAGGGGAATTTTCATAGGGGCTGATATGGACCTCATATAAAAACACTTCCCCGGCCTTTGTTCTGGCATAACTGTCTTTGAGATTGGCCCGTCCCAGACGAAGGGATTTGACCTCCGGCCCGGTGAGTATCAATCCGGCTTCGATGGTCTCCTGAATCTGGTAATCATGATGGGCCTTGCGATTTTGACAAATTATTTTGATATGTTCGGACATAATTTACCCAAATGTTCAATAAAGCATCGACCCGTCGGCCTTGAAACTATCGGAGAACCATTGGACCATCTCTTTGTGGACATAGGTATTGACCTCTTCGGTGGTATTCAAGGTAAAAATCTTTTCTAAAAACGCCTTGGATTCCTTATAGGAGGTCATCCGGATTATCCGCTTGACCCGAGGGACGGACATGGGGTTCATGCTCAGTTCATCCAGCCCAAACCCTAATAAAATCGGGATATACAAGGGTTCTCCGGCCATCTCCCCGCACATGGCCACCGGGATGCCGGCCCGGTGGCCGGCCTCGATCGTCTGTTGGATCAGGCGCAGGATGGCCGGATGCAAAGGCTGATACATATGGGCCACATGTTCATTGACCCGGTCGATGGCCAGGGCATATTGAATCAAATCATTGGTTCCAATACTGAAAAAATCCACCTCCCGGGCCAACAAATCAGCCATAGCCACGGCCGATGGGATCTCGATCATGATGCCGATGGGGATCCGGGCCTCAAAGGGGACGTTTTCTTTTTGAAGTTCCTCTTTGACCTCGTTGAGGATAGTCTTGGCCTGAAAGACCTCATCGACATCGGAAATCATGGGAAAAAGGATTTTCAAATTCCCATAGGAACTGGCCCTTAAGATGGCCCGCAACTGCCTTTTAAAAATATCGACTTCCTTCAGGCAAAAACGGATGGCTCGCAACCCCAGGGCAGGGTTCATCTCATCGGCCAGATCGAGGTGAGAGGCGAACTTATCACCGCCGATATCGAGGGTCCTGATCGTAACCGGGTGGGGGGCCATGATCTGGGCTACTTTTTTAAAATTCTCAAAGAGGGTTTGTTCTGTCGGCAGTTCTTTTTGGCTTAAATACAGAAACTCGGTCCGGAAAAGTCCGATCCCTTCCGCCCCGTTAGCCAACACCGTAGCAATCTCTTCCAGGAATTCTATATTGGCCCTGGTCTTGATGCGACACCCATCCAGGGTTTCGGCCGGCAAATGGCTGTATTTAGCCATTTCGGTCCGATATTCCCCATATTTTCTCTTTTTTTGTTGAAAATATTCCAGGGTTTCCGGATCAGGGTTTAAGACTACCTGGCCATCATTTCCATCGATAATAATCAGGTCACCACTGTTGACTTCCTGGGTGATCCGTTCCAGACCGACCACGGCCGGAATCTCCAGGGACTGGGCAATGATAGCGGTATGGGAAGTCTTTCCGCCCATATCGGTCACAAAACCCAGAACATTGTCCAAACGCATCTGGGTGGTATCGGCCGGCGACAGATCGTGGGCCACCACAATGACCTGGCCCTGGATATCGCTCAATTTTTCCACCTCGGTCCCGGTCAGATTTCGAAGGATCCGTTCGGAAACATCCATTACATCCTTGACCCGGTTCCGGATGTATTCATCCTTGATTCTGGAAAAAATCTCTTGCGCCTTTTCCACGGCCTTTTTCAAGGCCCATTCGGCATTAATCTGTTCCTTCTGGATGGCTTCCAGGGTTTGATCATAAATCATCCGATCCTTTAAAATCAATCGGTGGGAATCTATGATCCCGGCGTGATCTTTTATTTCTTCCGGGATCTCCAGGATAATCTGATGCAGTTGGCCATCGGCCTTGGCGACCGCTTCCTTGAATCGTTCCCTTTCCGGTTCTATCTGGCTTTCATCGAGGAGGTACTGATAAACGACCTTCACCCGACTCCGATCGACCAGATAGGCCCGTCCGATGGCCACACCACTGGAGGCCCCGATCCCTTTCAGGATCGGGTTGACAGGCTCCCTCTCCATCACAGGCTTATTCTTCTCCGAACTTTTCATTGATCAGCCTTTCCATGGCTTCCAAGAGTTTTTCAGCATCCGGACCTTCGGCCTGCAGCAAGATGTCCGAACCCAGAGGACAGGCCAGGGTCAAAATATTAAGTATGCTTTTCCCGTCTATTTCTTGACCATCAAACCGAATAATCAGATTTGAGGCAAATTCATTACTCAATTGAACCATTTTTGCGGCTGCTCGGGCATGAAGACCTAATCGATTTTTTATGACTAACTGTTTTTCCATATTTTCTGGGTACCGCATTCAATTTATAAATGTTGTCCTTGGAGTTTATCGAGTGGGCTGTATGATTCATCGATATCCGTTCAAAAATTCGGACCATCAGGCTCAACGGATCTATCCGGCGGTCCCAGCACGAGGCAATACTCCCCTCTGGGTTCCCGATCCGACAACTGCCGGGACAACTCACTGATGGATCCGGCAAGGATCTCTTCGTAAACTTTGGTGAGTTCCCTGCTCAGAACCGCTTCCCTCTCCCCCAAGACGGTCTGGATCTCCTGAAGGAGATTCCCAATCCGGTGGGGGGCCTCATAAAAAATAAGGGTTCTCTTCTGTTCTTTCATTTCCTCGAGGATCTTTTTACGGCGGCTTTTTCGCCGGGGCAAAAAGCCCAGAAAAACGAAGGAGTCCCCGGGAAATCCCGATGCACTCAAGGCACAGGTCAGGGCCGAAGGCCCTGGAATAGGGACCACCGCAATATGGGCCTGGCGGGCCTCCTGGACCAACTCTTTCCCCGGATCACTGACCCCCGGGGTCCCGCCATCAGTAACCAGACTAATCTGTTTCCCTTCCCGGAGCTGTCCGAGCAGATAAGGGATCTTTCTGAATTTATTATTTTCATGATAGCTGGTCAGGGGCGAATGAATCTCATAAGCGGAAAAAAGTTTTTGGGTCCTCCTCGTATCTTCGGCCGCAACCAGATCGGACTCTTTCAACACCTCCAGTGCCCGCAAGGTTATATCCTTCAAATTCCCCAGGGGGGTGGCGACAACGTACAAGGTGCCTTTTTCCTTAATTTCCTTCATTTTTATGATTTTTCTTATCTGTTTGCTTTCCACTGGGAGCGGACGGTAGTTGCCTTTGGTCCCTCTGACCCTGAAGCAAAAAACATCTAACTCCTGTTAATCCTGTCAAATTTTCTTCTTTGAGCTTTCAGCTTTGAGCTTTGAGCAGGTTTTAATACGCCAGGTCAAAGGCGTTTCGGAACAGTTCGATTTTCTCCTGCCCCTGATCCAGGTCAATGGCCACCACATCAAAACGGGCCGGCTGGTCCGAGAGAGAATGGCGTTTTAAATAGTCCAGGGCCACCATGGACAATTTCCGCTGTTTCTTAGGTCCCACGGCCCATTTGGCCGTTCCAAAATCAGCAGACAAACGGGTCTTGACTTCAATAAAGGCCAGGGTCTTTCCCTCCCGGGCGATAATATCAATTTCCCCCAAAGGGGATTTAAAATTCCTTTCCAGGACTTTATACCCCTTTTTCTTAAGGAGTTCATAGGCCAAGTCCTCTCCTCTCCGACCTACCCGGGAACGCGGGTCCTTAGCCGCCATTATAGTCCTCATCGGCAACGGTTCCTTTAAAGCTCAATCGATGGAGCCGGGATGGACCGTATCTCTTCAAGGCCGCCAGATGCTCTCGAGTCCCATATCCTTTATTGCTGAAAAAATTATATTGCGGGAAATGGTAATGCCATGATTCCATCAGCTTGTCCCGAACAACCTTGGCGACAATAGAGGCGGCCCCGATAGAGTGGCTCAAACGATCCCCCTTGATCAGACATTCCTGAATGATCGGCAGGTTTAAGGGATGGTTCCCATCGATAAGGACCAGGTCAGGTCTTGGATTCAGGTTGGAAACCGCATTTTCCATGGCCTTTAAGGAAGCTTGGAGGATATTGAGGCGATCAATATTCCGGGGGCCCAGAACCCCAAAACCAATGGCCAAAGCGCTTTGTTTAATCAGGGGAAACAGGAATTCTCGTTTTTCAGGGGTTAATTGTTTGGAGTCGGTAACCCCGGGGATAAAGACCCCCCGGGCAAAAACGACCGCCGCCGCCACTACCGGACCGGCCAAAGGTCCCCGCCCGACCTCATCCACACCGGCAATCAGGACTGCCTCCGGCCGGTCCATTTTATTTTCATAAAATTCAGGGGACTTGTTAACCGGTTTCACAACCAAGAATCCAGAATTCAGGAGTCAGAATTCCCTTCGTGGTGCCCCACCCCTTCCTTCCCCCTCCAGGGGGGCGGGTGAGGGAGGGGGCATGAGGGTTCAGTTCGAAAACAAAGTTTCAACGCACATAGTGAAAAGCCTTGAACCCTGCACCTTGCACCTTGAACCCATTAAGAAGCGTTGGCTTTAGGAGTTACCCGCCGTTCTTTAATCCGGGCGGCTTTACCTTTCAATTCCCTGAGATAATATAACCGCGACCGCCGCACTTTACCCAGGCTGACGATATCAATCCGATCAATAGCCGGGGCATGGAGCGGGAAAATACGTTCGACCCCAACGCCGTAAGAAACCTTGCGGACCGTAAAGGTCGCTCCGGTATTTCCTTTTCTTTTGCGAATAACCACCCCTTCAAAGACCTGGATCCGTTCCTTTTCTCCTTCTTTTATCTTAACATGGACCCGAATCTGATCTCCGGTCCTGAAGTCGGGCAGATCCACCCGCATCTGCTCCTTTTCCAACATAGTCAAGGCATCCATTGTTCTGCTCCTTTAGTTCGAAAATAGAATTCGTCGTTCGTCGTTCGGGGTTCGTCGTTCGTTGAAACCCATTGAATCTTAACCCCATTTTCATGCTTCGTGGTGCGCCCCTGAGGGGCCTTAGAGTTTAGCACGAAAATAGTAGGCACGAGGCTATTGGCTATAGGCGAATAAAAACCCATAAACCCCGTTTAACCTTGCCCATCGCCCATAGCCCCTAAAAAATATTTTCATGCGTTGCGGCTACACGCCGTGGGCATGAGGTTTAATACAGGCTGCTCTTTTAAATTTTTAGTCAGTCCTTGCCTTTTAAAGACCGCAAGATCTCCTGGTCTTCCGGATTCAATCGGTCTTCCTCAATCAAACTGGGCCGCCGTTTTAAGGTCTTGATCAAAGACTGCCGCCGTCTCCAGGCCCGAATCTTGTCATGGTTCCCGGAGACCAGGACTTCAGGGACAAAATGGCCTTTAAAATTTCGGGGCCGGGTGTATTGGGGATATTCCAATAAACCTTCTTCAAAGGTTTCCTCTTTCTCCGAATCAGCACATCCCAGAACCTCGGGGATTAGCCGGATCAAAGAATCCAAAACAACCAGGGCAGCCGGTTCACCGCTGCTTAAGACATAGTCTCCAATCGATATCTGCTCATCACAGAAAAAATCGGCTATCCGCTCGTCGATCCCTTCATATCTTCCACAGATCAGGACAATCCGGGGAATGCCCTTCAATTCTTTGACCCGAGATTGCTTCAGAGGGGTCCCCTGGGGGGTCAAATGGATTACCCGGGGACTCGGTTCAGGGAGCTCCCGAAGCCAGGTCAAGGCCCGGAAGACCGGTTCCGGTTTTAAAACCATCCCCGCCCCACCGCCAAAAGGACGGTCATCCACCGTCCGATGCCGGTCATTGGTAAAATCGCGCAGATTAAAAATCCGAACCCGGATCAGTCCCTTCTCAATCCCCCGATGCAGGAGCCCCTCATTTAAGGGTGAAAAAAAATAACCCGGGGAAAGGGTCAGGATATCAACGATCATCGCCCTCGGCGCGATCATAAGGGTTCCTGACCCGAATTTCTTTTTGGGTCTTGTTGACCGACAGAATAAAGGCCTCAACAGCCGGAACCAGGAATTCCTTTTCTCGATCCCGGATAACCCAGATATCGTGGGCCGGCGTTGAAAATATATCTTCCATAATGCCTAAAAACCGGTCCTCTTCGTTATAGACCCGGCTGCCGATCAACTGGCACCGATAATACTCTCCTTCCGGTAGGGCCTCCAGATCCTTTTCTTCAATTAACAAAGAATATCCCATTAATTCTTCGGCCTGGGATCTATCTTCCAGCCCTTGAAACTTAAGCAGCAAGGAATGGGCTTGAACTTTGGCTTCCAGGATCACCCCTTCCTTCTTTTCTTCGCCTCGGCTCAGAAACAGCTTTCGTCCGGCAAAAAAAGTTTCCTTGGAAGCGGCATAAGAGTGTACTTTTACCTGGCCGCGCAACCCATAAGGTTTGCCGACCTTTCCGATTAACAGGAAGCCCGATTCCTTTTCCTTATTCAATGATTTCCAGGACCGACCGTTTTCTGATCTTAGTGGAAGCCGCACTTAAGATGGTCCGCATGGCCCTGGCGGTCCGCCCTTGTTTTCCGATAACCTTACCCAGGTCCTCCTTGGCCACCTTTAATTCGATGACTGAAGTCTGTTCCCCTTCGATTTCATTAACTTCCACCTGGTCCGGATGATCCACCAATGCCTTTGCAATGTACTTTACCAGCTCTTTCATGCCGCTTACCTCCTCCTTTTGAGTTGCCGAATACCCATAACAGACTGATTCCGCTTATGTTCCCTGGCCTTTATCCGGCCAGAGGATCCATTCCAGTGAATCCTTCTTCATCCCAGGAGAGGGGTGAGGCACCCGCCTCAACAATTAAATTAGGACGCTGATTTTCGCCGATACCCGCAGATAACTATTCTTTATATTCAAAATCTTGACAATCTGCGTCGATCTGCGTCCAAAAAGGAAATTCCTATACCATTTAATTATCCCTTAAGTACGCCGCTGCTTTGAATCAGATTCTTCACAGTGGTTGTCGGTACGGCCCCGACCGAGAGCCATTTTTTCAAGAGATCCTGTTTCCAGGAAACCGACGCCGGTTCTTGATTGGGGTCGTAAGTCCCTACAATCTCTATAAACCGGCCGTCTCTCGGGGAACCGGAATCAGCCACCACCATTCTATAAAAAGGCCGCTTCTTGGCCCCCATCCGGGTCAATCGAATTTTAATCGCCATAATACGCTCCTTGTTTTTTCTTCTTTAAACTAATACGAATTCCCATACTTTCTATATTATGATTTTTCATAGTAACCAAATCCGGTCAAAAAGGCAAGTACCCTCTTTGGAAGGCCTTCCGGCCCCCCTTATTAAACTGTTTAAGCATCTTTTGAATCTGTTCAAAATTCTTAAGCATTTTATTGACTTCCTGCACCGTGGTCCCACTCCCTTTGGCGATACGCCGACGTCGGCTCCCATTGATAATCTGATAGCTTTTTCGTTCGTCCGGGGTCATGGAATTGATAATGGCTTCTGTCCGAACCAGTTCTTTTTCATCCGGTTTGGCATCCTTTAAACCCTTCATCCGGTTTAAACCCGGAATCATTTGTACCATTTGTTCCAAAGAACCCATTTTTTTTATCTGTTTAAGCTGGTCTTTAAAATCGTCCAAGGTAAAGGTTTCCTTGCGGATCTTCTTTTCCAGGGCTTTGGCCTGCTTTTCGTCAAAATGGAGTTGGGCCTTTTCAATCAGGGAAAGGACATCACCCATGCCCAGAATCCGGGAGGCCATCCGGTCGGGATAAAACGGTTCCAGGGCCTCCAACTTTTCTCCGACGCCGATAAATTTAATCGGTTTTTGAATGACCGCCTTGATCGACAAAGCGGCCCCTCCCCTGGCATCCCCCTCCATCTTGGTTAAGATAACACCGGACAACTCCAGCCATTCATTGAATTTCTGGGCCACATTGATGGCGTCCTGACCGGTCATGGCATCGGCCACCAGGAGGATTTCGTTGGGCCGGACCCGTTCCTTGATCTGCTTCAGTTCGGTCATTAAATCCTGATCAATATGCAACCGGCCGGCCGTATCCAGGATCAGGGGATTCAACCCCCGGCCCCGGGCCCATTCCACGGCCCGGCTGCATAATTCCACCGGATTTATTTTCGAATCGGACGGATAGACTTCTACCCCGGCCTGTTCTCCAACCTTGTGGAGTTGGTCTATGGCTGCCGGACGGTAGACATCAGCCGGCACCAGGCCAGGTCGAAAATTCTTTTCTTTCAAATAGATGGCCAGTTTTCCGGCCGTGGTGGTTTTCCCAGAACCTTGAAGCCCGGCCAGCATAATGGCCACCGGGGAGCGCCCGGCCAGATTCAGGTCCTGCCGGGACCCGCCCATCAGATCGGTCAATTCCTCCTGGACGATCTTGATCACTTGCTGGGCCGGAGTGAGACTGGCCAGGACTTCCTGACCCAAAGACCGATCTCGAACCAGATCGATAAAATCCTTGGCCACCTTGTAATGGACGTCGGCCTCCAGTAAAGCCATCCGTACCTCCCGAAGACCTTCTTTCATATTGGCTTCGGATAATTTTCCCTGACCTTTCAATTTCTTAAAGGTCAGATTCAGACGATCGGATAAGGACTCAAACATATTCCCCTTCTGGTAAAAATAATAAATTTATAATAATATTTTTTTTTTGCAGTGGTGTCAAGAAATTATGTGAATTTTTTCATTGAAAATAATAAGCACCCCTTTTTTTGAAAGATGCCCCGGGGATGGCGGGAACCAATTGACATGAGCCCTCCTTTATGGTTATAAATCAAACCATGAATAAAAAAAGCAAAGGGCTGACAGAAGATAATTTTTATAGGATAATACTGGACGCCATTCCTTCACCGGTATTTGTCGTCCAGGAGGATGTCAAGATCGTCGACACCAATACGGCAGCTTCCGGGATGTTGGGCGAAGCCCCTTCTTTAATCATTCGCAAACGGGCCGGTGAAGCCCTTCATTGTCTGCATTCTACCGAGGTATCGGAAGGCTGCGGAAGGGCTCCCCATTGCCGGGATTGTATTATCAGAAATTCTGTTAATGACGCACTGAAAGGAAAGAAACAGATCCGTCAAAAGACCAGGATGGAGATTGCCCGGGAGGGGAAAACCGCCAAGGCCTTCTTCCTGGTGACCACCGTACCGTTTGACTTTCACGGGGAAAAACTGGTCCTGATTATTCTGGAAGATATAGGCGAATTGGTGGCTCTGAAAAGCTTTCTGCCGATTTGTGTTCATTGCAAAAAGATCAGGAACGACCAGGAGTATTGGCAAAACGTGGAAGCCTATTTCAAGTCTCACCTGGATATCAATTTCAGCCATGGCCTCTGTCCGGATTGCATCAAGAAGTTGTATCCGGACTATTAAGAATTCCTGGGGAAAGGCTCACATCTGAACACGCCCGAAGGAGATAGGCGGTCCACTACTTATTTAGGTCCAATAAACCAGGAGAAGGCCCGATATGTTTAAGGTCAGCCCCCAAAAAATAATCCAATTAGACCCGGATCAAAGAAACCGTGTTTACGCCAGGATCAAGCAAGGGGCCATTTTTCGAGCCGGAGCAGGGCTATTGATCCTGGGATTTGTAGTCGCGGGTTACCTGGCGGGCATTACCAGAGTTCCCCATATAATCGGTATCA
This is a stretch of genomic DNA from Deltaproteobacteria bacterium. It encodes these proteins:
- the rpsP gene encoding 30S ribosomal protein S16; amino-acid sequence: MAIKIRLTRMGAKKRPFYRMVVADSGSPRDGRFIEIVGTYDPNQEPASVSWKQDLLKKWLSVGAVPTTTVKNLIQSSGVLKG
- the trmD gene encoding tRNA (guanosine(37)-N1)-methyltransferase TrmD is translated as MIVDILTLSPGYFFSPLNEGLLHRGIEKGLIRVRIFNLRDFTNDRHRTVDDRPFGGGAGMVLKPEPVFRALTWLRELPEPSPRVIHLTPQGTPLKQSRVKELKGIPRIVLICGRYEGIDERIADFFCDEQISIGDYVLSSGEPAALVVLDSLIRLIPEVLGCADSEKEETFEEGLLEYPQYTRPRNFKGHFVPEVLVSGNHDKIRAWRRRQSLIKTLKRRPSLIEEDRLNPEDQEILRSLKGKD
- a CDS encoding ribonuclease HII: MDRPEAVLIAGVDEVGRGPLAGPVVAAAVVFARGVFIPGVTDSKQLTPEKREFLFPLIKQSALAIGFGVLGPRNIDRLNILQASLKAMENAVSNLNPRPDLVLIDGNHPLNLPIIQECLIKGDRLSHSIGAASIVAKVVRDKLMESWHYHFPQYNFFSNKGYGTREHLAALKRYGPSRLHRLSFKGTVADEDYNGG
- the smpB gene encoding SsrA-binding protein SmpB → MSEHIKIICQNRKAHHDYQIQETIEAGLILTGPEVKSLRLGRANLKDSYARTKAGEVFLYEVHISPYENSPLNEQDPTRTRKLLLHKQEIKRLTGKIQEKGFTLVPLRIYFRKGKAKVELALAKGKKLYDKRETIRKRDMKREADRQIRGKN
- a CDS encoding HlyC/CorC family transporter produces the protein MEILILFLLMICNGLFAMAEMALVSSRKSLLQHWVNEGNYRARIALELARAPNRFLSTIQVGITLIGILAGAFGGSTVAFSLKAYLKEIPYLSQYSEIIALGVVVLGLTYLTIVIGELVPKHLALNNPERIASAIAVPLRLVSAIAHPLVQVLTYSSERVLKLLGHQPSQESPITEEEIKILIEQGTREGIFAEAEKDLVKSVFRLADREVGVLMTPRLEIVWLDVNAPFEENRTKIMMNPYSRFPVAQDDLDNLLGVVLAKDLLVQGLSGRTMDLKEKMSPALFIPENAPAMHLLELFKKSRPHLALVVDEYGGIQGLVTLNDLLESLVGEISSQDQTTEPQAVQREDGSWLVDGMMPVDEFKEIFGLGRLPDEGLGHFQTLGGFIMMQMGRVPHPSENFEWEDLHFEVVDMDGKRVDKVLITKKGSQVPGPRSEI
- the ffh gene encoding signal recognition particle protein: MFESLSDRLNLTFKKLKGQGKLSEANMKEGLREVRMALLEADVHYKVAKDFIDLVRDRSLGQEVLASLTPAQQVIKIVQEELTDLMGGSRQDLNLAGRSPVAIMLAGLQGSGKTTTAGKLAIYLKEKNFRPGLVPADVYRPAAIDQLHKVGEQAGVEVYPSDSKINPVELCSRAVEWARGRGLNPLILDTAGRLHIDQDLMTELKQIKERVRPNEILLVADAMTGQDAINVAQKFNEWLELSGVILTKMEGDARGGAALSIKAVIQKPIKFIGVGEKLEALEPFYPDRMASRILGMGDVLSLIEKAQLHFDEKQAKALEKKIRKETFTLDDFKDQLKQIKKMGSLEQMVQMIPGLNRMKGLKDAKPDEKELVRTEAIINSMTPDERKSYQIINGSRRRRIAKGSGTTVQEVNKMLKNFEQIQKMLKQFNKGGRKAFQRGYLPF
- the rsmI gene encoding 16S rRNA (cytidine(1402)-2'-O)-methyltransferase, whose product is MKEIKEKGTLYVVATPLGNLKDITLRALEVLKESDLVAAEDTRRTQKLFSAYEIHSPLTSYHENNKFRKIPYLLGQLREGKQISLVTDGGTPGVSDPGKELVQEARQAHIAVVPIPGPSALTCALSASGFPGDSFVFLGFLPRRKSRRKKILEEMKEQKRTLIFYEAPHRIGNLLQEIQTVLGEREAVLSRELTKVYEEILAGSISELSRQLSDREPRGEYCLVLGPPDRSVEPDGPNF
- the ptsP gene encoding phosphoenolpyruvate--protein phosphotransferase is translated as MEREPVNPILKGIGASSGVAIGRAYLVDRSRVKVVYQYLLDESQIEPERERFKEAVAKADGQLHQIILEIPEEIKDHAGIIDSHRLILKDRMIYDQTLEAIQKEQINAEWALKKAVEKAQEIFSRIKDEYIRNRVKDVMDVSERILRNLTGTEVEKLSDIQGQVIVVAHDLSPADTTQMRLDNVLGFVTDMGGKTSHTAIIAQSLEIPAVVGLERITQEVNSGDLIIIDGNDGQVVLNPDPETLEYFQQKKRKYGEYRTEMAKYSHLPAETLDGCRIKTRANIEFLEEIATVLANGAEGIGLFRTEFLYLSQKELPTEQTLFENFKKVAQIMAPHPVTIRTLDIGGDKFASHLDLADEMNPALGLRAIRFCLKEVDIFKRQLRAILRASSYGNLKILFPMISDVDEVFQAKTILNEVKEELQKENVPFEARIPIGIMIEIPSAVAMADLLAREVDFFSIGTNDLIQYALAIDRVNEHVAHMYQPLHPAILRLIQQTIEAGHRAGIPVAMCGEMAGEPLYIPILLGFGLDELSMNPMSVPRVKRIIRMTSYKESKAFLEKIFTLNTTEEVNTYVHKEMVQWFSDSFKADGSMLY
- a CDS encoding HPr family phosphocarrier protein, whose protein sequence is MEKQLVIKNRLGLHARAAAKMVQLSNEFASNLIIRFDGQEIDGKSILNILTLACPLGSDILLQAEGPDAEKLLEAMERLINEKFGEE
- the rplS gene encoding 50S ribosomal protein L19, with the protein product MDALTMLEKEQMRVDLPDFRTGDQIRVHVKIKEGEKERIQVFEGVVIRKRKGNTGATFTVRKVSYGVGVERIFPLHAPAIDRIDIVSLGKVRRSRLYYLRELKGKAARIKERRVTPKANAS
- a CDS encoding YraN family protein; amino-acid sequence: MAAKDPRSRVGRRGEDLAYELLKKKGYKVLERNFKSPLGEIDIIAREGKTLAFIEVKTRLSADFGTAKWAVGPKKQRKLSMVALDYLKRHSLSDQPARFDVVAIDLDQGQEKIELFRNAFDLAY
- the rimM gene encoding 16S rRNA processing protein RimM, which gives rise to MNKEKESGFLLIGKVGKPYGLRGQVKVHSYAASKETFFAGRKLFLSRGEEKKEGVILEAKVQAHSLLLKFQGLEDRSQAEELMGYSLLIEEKDLEALPEGEYYRCQLIGSRVYNEEDRFLGIMEDIFSTPAHDIWVIRDREKEFLVPAVEAFILSVNKTQKEIRVRNPYDRAEGDDR
- a CDS encoding KH domain-containing protein, with amino-acid sequence MKELVKYIAKALVDHPDQVEVNEIEGEQTSVIELKVAKEDLGKVIGKQGRTARAMRTILSAASTKIRKRSVLEIIE